From the Methylomagnum ishizawai genome, the window CCGACGGACGCATCAACAACCAGGACTTGGCCGACCGCATCGGGCTGTCGCCTTCGCCTTGCCTGCGCCGGGTACGGGCTTTGGAGGCGGACGGCTTGATCGTCGGCTACCGCGCCCACCTCGACGCCAAGAAGTTGGGGTTGTCGCTGATGGCGCTGATCGGCATCGCCATGGATCAGCACACCCCGGAGCGTTTCGCCCATTTCGAGGCCAATATCGCCGCTATCCCCGAGGTTTTGGAATGCTTGCTCATCGCCGGCCAGCGGGCCGACTACCAGCTGAAGGTGGTCGTCGAGGACATGGAGGCGTACCAGGAACTCCTATTGCACCGGATCACCCGCATTGCCGGGGTGGCCGGGGTGCATACCAGTTTCGTCCTGCGCCGGGTGGTCGACCGCGCCGCCTTGCCGCTGCCGGGATGATATCCGGTCGGCGCGCGCCGCCCCATGGATAGGTCCGGCTTTGTTCAAACCGGGAAAACCGCCAAACCGTGGAGATGGAACTTCCTCCGGGCGGACCCCGAGTTGCCCTGGGGAGCGGAATACGCCGGGTTTATCGGGAATCGATTGAAGGAGGCAGGTAAGGCTCGCGGCTTTTCGATGTCCCGTGCCGCTCGGCGGGCATATATCCGATCTTGTCGGCTTACCGCCGCGCCAAGAACCGATCCAGCGCGTTGGCGAACGCCTGGATATCCTTGGGCTTGAGCGCCCCCGGACCCCCGGTCTGGATGCCGCCGGCCCGGAGGGTGTCGAGGAAGTCGCGCATGTTGAGGCGCGCGCCGATGGTGTCCGCCGAGAAGGCTTCGCCGCGCGGCGAGAGTGCGTGGCCACCTTGCTTCAAGACCTCGGCCGCCAGGGGAATATCGCCGGTGATCACCAGGTCGCCGGGTGCGAGGCGCGCGACGATCTCGTGGTCGGCCACGTCGAATCCCTTCTGGACCCGCACGGACCTGATGTACGGGGACGGTGGGATGGGAATGGCTTGGTTGGCGACCAGGGTGAGGGTTACCTGGGTCCGGTCGGCGGCCCGGAACAGGATGTCCTTGACGGCGGCGGGACAGGCATCGGCATCGACCCAGATCATCATTGTTTGGCCCATGGGTTCAAGTGGATATTGACCAGAGGGATTGGCCGGTGGCGTCCAGATGGCTGAGGTAAGCCCGGACATCGAACTCCAACTGGTGATAGGCGGGTTCCATGTGCAGGCATAGTTGATAGAAGGCCTTGCCATGGTCCCGCTCTTTGAAGTGGGCGAGTTCGTGGACGGCGATCATCCGCAGGAACGCCTCGGGCATGTCCTTGAAGACCGAGGCGACCCGGACCTCGCGCTTGGCTTGCAGCTTGGCACCCTGCACCCGCGCGATGTTGGTGTGCATGCCCAGGGCGTGCTGGATGATCTGGAGCTTGCCGTCGAACATCACCTTGCTCAGTGGCCCGGCGTTCCGCAGATAGGCGCTCTTGATCTCCGAGACATACTCGTACAGCGCCTTGTCGGTGCGCACCCCATGGGCGACCGGGTACTTGCGCAACAACACCCCGGCCAGCCGGTCCTGGTCGATCAGGTGTTGGACTTGCTCCACCAGGGCCAGCGGATAACCGGCAAGGTATTTGGAGGGCGGGTTCGGTTTCATCGCGGCGGGTATCGGAACAACGGGGCCGGGCATTCTAGCAGACATCGTCCCGCGTTCCTGGGAACGGGCTGCGGCTGGCAGGGCCATCGCGCCATCTAGGATTCGCCGGGAGTGGCGGGCCGTCCCAGCCGCGCCTGGAAGACCGCTCCCAGGCGGGCGCTGTTGACCCTGAGGACGTAATCCGCCAACACCCGCGCCCGCCCCGCCTCCGCCAAGTTGGCCCGCAAGCCGGGGTCGCCGATCAAGCGTTCGATGGCGTCGGCCAGGCCCTCGCGGTCGGAAGCCGCCACCAGCAAGCCCTGCACCCCGTCTTCGATCAACTCGGGCAGGCCGGCGATACGGCTGGCGACACAGGGCAGGCCGGTCGCCATGGCCTCCATCAACACCACCGGCCAGCCCTCGGCGAAGCTCGGCAGCACACAGGCGTCGGCCCGTGCGTACAAACCCAGCACCGCATCCCGCCCAATCGCGCCCGTGAAGCGTACCGCTTCCCGCAGGCGCAGTTCCGCCGCCAAGGCTTCCAGGGCGGCGCGGTCGGGACCGTCGCCGACCAGGGTCAGATGGACGTTGTGGCCGCGTTGCCGCAGCGCGGCCACCGACTCCAACAACACGGCCTGGCCCTGGGCCGGTACCAAGCGCCCCACGCACAGCAAGCGGAACGACTCGGGCCGGGCGGGCCGCGCCACCGGCGCGAAGCGCTCGGGATCGATACCCAGGCGGCAAACCTCGAATTTCGGCCATTGCGCCAGCGGGGACAGCCGCTGCATTTGGCTGCGGGCATAGTGGCTGACGCAGATCACGAAATCGGCTCCCTGGATTTTCTCGGCCAGGGCATGGCCGGGCGCGTCGTAGAACTCATCCGGGCCATGGACGGTGAAGGAATAACCCACGCCGAACATGGCCTGGGTCAACAGCCCCACCGTCGCCGCCGGGGTGGCGCAATCCACGTGCAGATGGTCGAAGCCCCCCGCCCGCAGCCAACGCCCCAGCAGCGCGGCCCCGGCCAGGTGGGCCAGGTTCCTGGCGACACGCCTGGGATTGCAACCCCCCATTCCCAGGGCCAGTCCGAGTCCGCGCCAGAATCCCAAGGGCCGGGTGGCGAGGGTGACGGCCAGGGCGGTGGCCGCGCCGATCCAGCCCCGCCGCCTGGGATACCAGATCGGTCCCGGTCCGGCCCCGGCCCACCCATCGGCGTCCGGGCCTTCCGGGGCGGGATCGGGACCGTCCAGCGCCGCCACCGCGATGGTGAAACCGAGATGGCGGAGTTCGGCGATCTCCCCCAGCACGGAGGGACGGGAAAAGGTCGGATATGGCCCGATCAAATAGGCCAGCCGTGGATGCTCGCTCATGGTGTCCTCCCGATAAAACGTCCCGTGGTTCCGCCCGGACCGCCTCAAGCCCCGGCAGGTGGGATGATGCCTTCGTCCACGTAGCGCTCGTGGGTTGCGGCGATCAAGGATAGGCAATCCTGCGCCAACACCGGGGCCGATTCGGCGATATCGCGTTTGCAGGCGATTTCGAGGGCGGCCAGGGCTTCGGCCAGGCGCACGGCCCCGATCAACCGCGCCCCGCTCTTCAAGGTATGGGCTTCCCGCTCCAGGACGTCCAAGGCGCCCCGCCGCCGCCCCAGTTCGATCCGCTCCGCATGCACAGCCATCCCGGCGAAGAACGCATCCACCGCCATTTTCATGGTGTCCGCGTCGGTGTTGCGGACCAGGAGTTCCAGGATGTCGCGGTCCAGCAACGGCGGCAGGGTGGCCTGGATCGCCGCCGGGGCCGGGACCGTGGGCCGGAGCCAACGGGCCAAGGTCGCCAACAGCCGGTCGCGCCGGGCCGGCTTGGAGATGAAATCGTTCATCCCGGCGGCAAGGCAGGCTTCCCGGCTCTCGGCGGAGGCATCGGCGGTGAGGGCGATAATGGGGATGCGCGACTTGGGACCGGGCATGGCCCGGATCGCCCGCGCCGACTCCAGACCGTCCATCACCGGCATTTGCACATCCATCAGGATCAGGTCGTAATCGCGTTCGCACAGGGTTTGGTAGGCTTCGCGCCCATCCTGGGCGGTCGCCACGATATAACCGGCCTTGCCGAGCAGGGCGGTCATGATGAGGCGGTTGGTTTCACCGTCCTCCGCGATCAGCAA encodes:
- a CDS encoding YaiI/YqxD family protein, whose translation is MGQTMMIWVDADACPAAVKDILFRAADRTQVTLTLVANQAIPIPPSPYIRSVRVQKGFDVADHEIVARLAPGDLVITGDIPLAAEVLKQGGHALSPRGEAFSADTIGARLNMRDFLDTLRAGGIQTGGPGALKPKDIQAFANALDRFLARR
- a CDS encoding glycosyltransferase family 4 protein is translated as MSEHPRLAYLIGPYPTFSRPSVLGEIAELRHLGFTIAVAALDGPDPAPEGPDADGWAGAGPGPIWYPRRRGWIGAATALAVTLATRPLGFWRGLGLALGMGGCNPRRVARNLAHLAGAALLGRWLRAGGFDHLHVDCATPAATVGLLTQAMFGVGYSFTVHGPDEFYDAPGHALAEKIQGADFVICVSHYARSQMQRLSPLAQWPKFEVCRLGIDPERFAPVARPARPESFRLLCVGRLVPAQGQAVLLESVAALRQRGHNVHLTLVGDGPDRAALEALAAELRLREAVRFTGAIGRDAVLGLYARADACVLPSFAEGWPVVLMEAMATGLPCVASRIAGLPELIEDGVQGLLVAASDREGLADAIERLIGDPGLRANLAEAGRARVLADYVLRVNSARLGAVFQARLGRPATPGES
- a CDS encoding Lrp/AsnC family transcriptional regulator, whose protein sequence is MALDRYDRMILETLQADGRINNQDLADRIGLSPSPCLRRVRALEADGLIVGYRAHLDAKKLGLSLMALIGIAMDQHTPERFAHFEANIAAIPEVLECLLIAGQRADYQLKVVVEDMEAYQELLLHRITRIAGVAGVHTSFVLRRVVDRAALPLPG
- a CDS encoding YgjP-like metallopeptidase domain-containing protein; its protein translation is MKPNPPSKYLAGYPLALVEQVQHLIDQDRLAGVLLRKYPVAHGVRTDKALYEYVSEIKSAYLRNAGPLSKVMFDGKLQIIQHALGMHTNIARVQGAKLQAKREVRVASVFKDMPEAFLRMIAVHELAHFKERDHGKAFYQLCLHMEPAYHQLEFDVRAYLSHLDATGQSLWSIST